The Zobellia alginiliquefaciens genome contains a region encoding:
- a CDS encoding GNAT family N-acetyltransferase, which yields MIEITVKSFEALSKLELYNILKIRSEVFVVEQDCVYQDIDDKDQKALHVIATKNDEIVAYTRIFRAGDYFEEASIGRVVVKSTERKYGYGKDIMKASIKAVEEHFNENVIKVSAQLYLERFYHSLGFDQEGDGYLEDGIPHIGMVKK from the coding sequence ATGATAGAAATTACGGTAAAATCCTTTGAGGCGCTCTCCAAACTAGAACTTTACAATATACTTAAAATTAGAAGTGAAGTTTTTGTGGTTGAACAAGATTGTGTGTATCAAGATATTGATGATAAAGACCAAAAAGCACTTCATGTGATTGCCACTAAAAATGATGAAATAGTTGCCTATACACGAATTTTTAGAGCCGGTGATTATTTTGAGGAAGCCAGTATAGGTAGGGTAGTAGTAAAAAGTACCGAAAGAAAATATGGTTACGGTAAAGATATAATGAAGGCTTCAATAAAGGCGGTAGAAGAACATTTTAATGAAAATGTAATTAAAGTTTCTGCCCAGTTATATTTAGAACGTTTTTATCATTCCCTAGGTTTTGACCAAGAAGGAGACGGGTATCTAGAAGATGGCATACCACATATAGGTATGGTAAAAAAATAA
- the dcm gene encoding DNA (cytosine-5-)-methyltransferase — MSKLKAIELFAGVGGFRLGLEKTGKYEVVWSNQWEPSTKAQHASLVYEANFGKENHSNQDIAEVPTDTIPDADVLVGGFPCQDYSVATTLQNSKGLIGKKGVLWWSIHRVLSEKKNPPKYLFLENVDRLLKSPSAQRGRDFAIMLKSLDDLGYAVEWRVINAADYGMPQRRRRIFFLGYHKSTPLYKSLKKADPSDWVLSSGTIATALPVQQTVQKPSSFKIEGDLVSLSESFNLGEKLSPFQNSGIFINGKVFTVKTESSYAGKRTVLGDVLQNGEVTQEFYIPEDDFPKWEYLKGAKKEVRTAKTGFTYNYSEGGMIFPDALDNASRTIITGEGGKSPSRFKHVVQTTKGLRRLTPVELERLNMFPDNHTLLEGISDTKRAFFMGNALVVGVVEKIGQALADKIKV, encoded by the coding sequence ATGAGCAAACTCAAAGCAATAGAACTTTTTGCAGGTGTCGGAGGATTTCGCCTGGGGCTGGAAAAAACAGGAAAATATGAGGTAGTTTGGAGTAACCAATGGGAGCCCTCTACCAAGGCTCAACACGCCTCTTTAGTTTACGAGGCCAACTTTGGTAAGGAAAACCACAGTAACCAGGATATTGCTGAAGTCCCCACTGATACTATTCCCGATGCAGATGTGCTCGTAGGTGGATTTCCGTGTCAAGATTATTCTGTTGCTACCACCTTACAAAACTCCAAAGGCCTAATTGGTAAAAAAGGAGTGTTATGGTGGAGTATCCATCGGGTTTTATCCGAAAAAAAGAATCCGCCCAAATACCTATTTCTTGAAAATGTAGATCGGTTGTTGAAATCGCCTTCCGCGCAACGTGGGCGTGACTTTGCTATTATGTTGAAAAGTCTTGATGATTTGGGTTATGCTGTAGAATGGCGTGTAATTAATGCCGCAGATTACGGAATGCCTCAGCGACGTAGACGTATTTTTTTCTTGGGCTATCATAAATCAACTCCACTTTATAAATCCTTAAAAAAAGCTGACCCTTCTGATTGGGTGCTTTCTTCAGGGACTATTGCTACCGCCCTTCCTGTTCAACAAACCGTTCAAAAGCCATCTTCCTTTAAAATTGAAGGCGATTTAGTGTCTCTCTCAGAAAGTTTTAATCTAGGCGAAAAACTATCTCCATTTCAAAATTCCGGAATATTTATAAATGGAAAAGTGTTTACGGTAAAAACCGAATCTAGTTATGCCGGTAAGCGAACCGTTTTAGGTGATGTGCTTCAAAACGGAGAAGTAACGCAGGAATTTTATATTCCCGAAGACGATTTCCCGAAATGGGAATACTTAAAAGGGGCAAAGAAAGAAGTCCGAACGGCAAAAACCGGATTCACCTATAATTACAGTGAGGGCGGAATGATTTTCCCTGATGCTTTGGATAACGCTTCTAGGACCATCATAACCGGAGAAGGCGGAAAATCTCCCTCAAGATTTAAACATGTGGTACAGACCACAAAGGGATTACGCCGATTAACTCCGGTAGAATTGGAGCGTTTAAATATGTTTCCTGATAATCATACGTTATTAGAAGGTATTAGTGATACCAAACGTGCCTTTTTTATGGGAAATGCACTTGTTGTAGGTGTTGTTGAAAAGATTGGTCAGGCTCTGGCCGATAAAATTAAAGTGTAA
- a CDS encoding C40 family peptidase encodes MKRYRIGFMFTAFLILLLVSCTEKSKKEAQLIESISEVRKQYAPDKRTALFDVHVFTNTEKYILKGESNMPKAVEALETKLKEENYVTYVNEIELLPSKSLEGKTQAVINLSVANLRSAPKHSAELATQATLGTPVKVYKKEGDWYYIQTPDKYLSWVDAGGVVLMDDNQYQTWKSTQKLIYTQTAGYSYQDTDYGQRVSDLVAGDILKLIGETDEFFQVQYPDGRKAFVSKEEAESYEGWLEKLDPTQETLVSTSKTLMGVPYLWGGTSTKGMDCSGFTKTIFFLNGMVIPRDASQQVHTGKAIDSVKNFDKLQKGDLLFFGRKATDSTAEKVVHVGMWIGNNEFIHASEMVRISSMDKNADNYDEHNHNRYLRSKRILKENDDALISLVKNPVFKD; translated from the coding sequence ATGAAAAGATATAGAATAGGGTTCATGTTCACCGCTTTTTTAATTCTGCTTTTGGTTTCCTGTACCGAAAAAAGTAAAAAAGAAGCACAGCTCATAGAGAGTATTTCAGAGGTAAGAAAACAATATGCTCCAGATAAGAGAACGGCGCTTTTTGATGTTCATGTTTTCACAAATACCGAAAAATATATTCTTAAAGGTGAAAGCAACATGCCTAAGGCTGTTGAGGCCCTTGAAACCAAGCTGAAGGAGGAGAATTACGTTACGTATGTCAATGAAATAGAATTACTGCCTTCAAAATCGCTAGAAGGAAAAACCCAAGCCGTTATTAATCTGTCGGTTGCCAATCTAAGAAGCGCACCTAAACATTCTGCAGAATTGGCTACACAGGCCACCTTGGGTACTCCGGTAAAAGTGTATAAAAAGGAAGGTGATTGGTACTATATTCAAACCCCGGATAAATATTTGTCTTGGGTAGATGCGGGAGGAGTGGTGCTGATGGACGATAATCAATACCAGACATGGAAAAGCACTCAAAAGTTGATTTATACCCAAACTGCTGGCTACTCATATCAAGATACTGATTATGGACAACGAGTTTCTGATTTGGTAGCGGGAGATATTTTAAAGCTGATCGGAGAAACAGATGAATTCTTTCAGGTTCAATATCCGGATGGCAGAAAAGCATTTGTGAGTAAAGAAGAAGCCGAATCCTATGAAGGTTGGTTGGAAAAACTGGACCCTACTCAGGAAACCCTCGTTTCTACTTCTAAAACCCTTATGGGTGTACCGTATTTATGGGGAGGCACTTCAACAAAAGGTATGGACTGTAGTGGGTTTACTAAAACCATTTTTTTCCTTAACGGAATGGTCATACCCAGAGACGCCTCGCAACAGGTACATACAGGAAAAGCTATTGATTCTGTGAAGAATTTTGATAAATTACAAAAAGGAGATTTGTTGTTCTTTGGAAGAAAAGCCACGGACTCTACCGCAGAAAAAGTGGTACACGTAGGAATGTGGATCGGGAACAATGAATTTATACACGCCTCAGAAATGGTACGCATAAGCAGCATGGACAAAAATGCGGATAATTATGATGAGCACAACCATAACCGTTACCTACGCTCAAAACGCATCTTAAAGGAAAATGATGATGCCTTGATCAGTTTGGTTAAAAATCCTGTTTTTAAGGATTAA
- a CDS encoding PQQ-binding-like beta-propeller repeat protein produces the protein MQFKKLVIAVLYIILGSAFFSCESDTTKKQGNDAYTSWSTYLGDPGRSHYSTLSEFTKENVKNLKVAWTYKAKDWGQMQMNPLVVDTILYGVTAALRVVALNAETGKEIWQFGDSIQVWHSTSRGVSYWEEGIDKRILCTRGPYLFALDALTGKPIPTFGENGQIDLRSGMPESAREKFVISNTPGTIYKNLIVMPLRLSEGSGAAPGNVMAFNVITGVVEWVFHTIPHPSEEGYDTWEENAYLSDEVGAANNWAGMAVDEVAGIIYIPIGSAAPDFYGGARKGSNLYSDCLLALDANTGEHIWHFQFTHHDLWDRDPPAPPNLLTVERDGKKIPSVAQVTKQGYVYVFDRKTGKPLFHIEEVPVPSSTLDGEKAWPTQPIPIKPKPFARQSTEITEDNVSPYAENPDSLRAILRSIEKQIYTPPGLEPLLLLPGYDGAAEWGGTAADPEEGIIYVNSNEMPWIMQMEENDTNLEALPLGEATYTKNCVSCHQADRTGLAASGFPSLIDLELRKSKEEVSSIITNGKGMMTGFPQLKKTEKEALLRFLFNQEIKHNVTEKTGAEKPYKIPYKHLGYNKFLDKNGLPAIDPPWGTLHAIDLNTGDYVWSITLGESPELLEKGVTGTGTENYGGPVITENGLLFIAATRDGFFRVFDKHTGAKLWEYKLPAPAFATPAMYEINGKQFIAIACGGEKLGTEKGNKIIAFALE, from the coding sequence ATGCAGTTTAAAAAATTAGTTATAGCCGTGTTGTATATAATTCTGGGCTCAGCATTTTTTAGTTGTGAATCAGATACTACAAAAAAACAAGGTAATGATGCCTATACCTCATGGTCTACCTACTTGGGCGACCCTGGCCGAAGTCATTATTCAACGCTCTCTGAATTTACTAAGGAAAACGTCAAAAACCTAAAAGTAGCTTGGACGTATAAGGCCAAAGATTGGGGGCAGATGCAGATGAACCCTTTGGTGGTTGACACCATTCTATACGGTGTTACCGCAGCACTGCGCGTTGTGGCGCTCAATGCTGAAACTGGAAAAGAGATTTGGCAATTTGGAGATTCCATTCAGGTTTGGCATTCTACAAGTAGGGGTGTTTCGTATTGGGAAGAAGGCATTGACAAACGAATTCTCTGCACACGAGGACCTTATCTCTTCGCTTTAGATGCTTTAACAGGAAAACCCATTCCCACTTTTGGTGAAAACGGACAAATTGATTTACGTTCAGGAATGCCTGAATCTGCACGAGAAAAATTCGTGATATCAAACACACCTGGCACTATTTACAAAAACCTGATTGTAATGCCGCTTCGGCTCTCTGAAGGTTCTGGTGCGGCTCCTGGAAACGTTATGGCTTTTAATGTGATTACCGGCGTTGTAGAATGGGTTTTTCATACGATTCCACATCCCAGTGAGGAAGGTTATGATACGTGGGAAGAAAATGCTTATTTAAGCGATGAAGTGGGTGCTGCTAACAATTGGGCGGGAATGGCGGTAGACGAAGTAGCGGGAATTATCTATATACCCATAGGCTCGGCGGCTCCCGATTTTTATGGGGGAGCCAGAAAAGGAAGTAACCTTTATTCCGATTGTCTTTTAGCTTTGGATGCCAATACAGGCGAACATATCTGGCATTTTCAATTTACGCATCACGACCTTTGGGACCGTGACCCTCCTGCTCCACCCAACCTTTTGACGGTAGAACGAGATGGCAAAAAAATACCTTCCGTGGCACAGGTGACGAAACAAGGTTATGTATATGTCTTTGACCGAAAAACGGGTAAACCTCTTTTTCATATTGAAGAAGTACCGGTACCATCATCTACACTGGATGGCGAAAAGGCTTGGCCTACCCAACCTATTCCTATAAAACCAAAACCTTTTGCTCGGCAATCCACAGAAATTACAGAAGATAATGTGAGTCCGTATGCTGAAAACCCTGATTCGCTCAGAGCGATTTTACGAAGTATAGAAAAGCAGATATATACTCCACCGGGTTTAGAACCCTTATTACTTCTACCGGGTTATGACGGAGCGGCAGAATGGGGAGGTACGGCCGCCGACCCTGAAGAAGGTATTATTTATGTGAATTCCAACGAGATGCCTTGGATCATGCAAATGGAGGAAAATGATACAAATCTAGAGGCACTACCTTTAGGTGAAGCTACGTATACCAAAAACTGTGTAAGCTGTCATCAAGCGGATAGAACGGGTTTGGCGGCAAGCGGATTTCCCTCGCTAATTGACCTAGAACTGCGAAAGTCAAAAGAAGAAGTCTCATCCATTATCACGAACGGTAAAGGTATGATGACGGGTTTTCCACAATTGAAGAAAACGGAAAAAGAGGCGCTCTTGCGCTTTTTGTTCAATCAGGAAATAAAACATAATGTAACCGAAAAAACAGGAGCTGAAAAGCCTTATAAAATTCCCTACAAACATTTAGGTTATAACAAATTTCTGGATAAAAACGGTCTCCCAGCTATTGACCCGCCATGGGGAACACTGCATGCGATTGATTTAAATACTGGAGACTATGTATGGTCTATTACCCTTGGGGAATCTCCTGAATTATTAGAAAAAGGAGTTACCGGAACAGGAACCGAAAACTACGGTGGTCCCGTAATTACTGAAAATGGTCTCCTATTTATTGCTGCTACTAGAGATGGTTTTTTTAGGGTTTTTGACAAACATACCGGAGCAAAGTTATGGGAATATAAACTGCCGGCACCCGCTTTTGCAACACCTGCGATGTATGAAATAAACGGAAAGCAATTTATTGCTATAGCCTGTGGTGGCGAGAAACTAGGGACAGAAAAAGGAAATAAGATTATCGCCTTTGCTTTGGAATAG